One stretch of Heterodontus francisci isolate sHetFra1 chromosome 22, sHetFra1.hap1, whole genome shotgun sequence DNA includes these proteins:
- the LOC137381447 gene encoding uncharacterized protein isoform X1: protein MALTFFGWETIYDNHHHLQSNQEPVSGREYTMYHGTSVSNAKSIIQSGFKQSSKGMLGPGVYVSRDKEKARRYPINSPNDRVILMLKVRVGKVKKIDRENHPMATTWNQQGYDTAWVPPNCGMKNVPSGLEEDCVWDPQRIRVIDVIGAPDPITTQQLKDLLQASLNSKPASRLESAEPCGVCKNNMVPSHQLQLCWGCGQTICPFMGKHFCNSSRK from the coding sequence ATGGCGTTGACGTTTTTTGGATGGGAGACTATTTATGACAATCATCATCATTTGCAGTCAAATCAGGAACCAGTGAGTGGGAGAGAATATACCATGTACCATGGAACCTCAGTCAGCAATGCAAAGTCTATAATACAATCAGGCTTCAAGCAATCAAGCAAGGGGATGCTCGGCCCTGGAGTTTATGTTAGCAGAGACAAAGAGAAAGCTCGGAGGTATCCAATCAACAGTCCGAATGATAGAGTTATCTTAATGCTAAAAGTACGAGTAGGGAAAGTCAAGAAAATAGACAGAGAAAATCATCCCATGGCAACAACTTGGAATCAACAGGGATACGATACAGCTTGGGTCCCTCCCAACTGTGGAATGAAAAATGTTCCCAGTGGATTGGAGGAAGACTGTGTTTGGGATCCACAAAGGATCCGAGTGATTGATGTAATAGGTGCCCCTGATCCCATAACAACACAGCAGTTGAAAGATTTGCTTCAAGCAAGTTTGAACAGCAAACCTGCGTCCAGACTGGAATCAGCTGAGCCCTGTGGGGTCTGTAAAAACAACATGGTACCTTCTCATCAGTTACAGCTCTGCTGGGGTTGTGGACAGACTATCTGTCCTTTTATGGGGAAACACTTCTGCAACAGCAGTAGAAAGTGA